Proteins from one Archocentrus centrarchus isolate MPI-CPG fArcCen1 chromosome 8, fArcCen1, whole genome shotgun sequence genomic window:
- the socs1a gene encoding suppressor of cytokine signaling 1a: protein MQLCTLHIDTEDYLQGHPSFRILGLQTKRILKALQLSNKTDVSVVVRDGRGFGASLPCRMVADGTVEGHDKTRLSSLSSSSSSALSSSSTSSSLRTEAEHLQRQANQNRRTPSVYLTHFPTFTSKEDCRIITDTASKLERCGFYWGPLGVEDAHRMLRDAPLGSFLIRDSRQKDVFFTLSYHAKNGPVSVRIDYKRQKFSLAGNERSFPTLFALLEHYINSPKKSLSVPYRKWEPTLQELCRKRILEACGGASRVSELPLTHVAQDFLLEFPYKL from the exons ATGCAACTTTGCACCCTGCATATTGACACGGAGGATTATCTGCAAGGACATCCCAGCTTTCGCATTTTGGGATTACAGACCAAACGGATCCTTAAAGCGCTACAGCTGTCAAACAAAACG GATGTCAGTGTGGTGGTTAGAGATGGGAGAGGGTTTGGGGCCTCTCTCCCCTGTAGGATGGTAGCCGACGGCACAGTGGAAGGCCATGACAAGACCCGCTTGTCTAgcttgtcatcatcatcatcctcagccTTGTCTTCTTCCTCCACCTCATCGTCACTTCGCACAGAAGCAGAGCATCTTCAGCGTCAGGCCAATCAAAACCGAAGAACACCGTCAGTATATCTGACACACTTTCCTACTTTCACCTCCAAGGAGGACTGCAGAATCATCACAGACACAGCATCCAAGCTCGAGCGCTGTGGCTTCTACTGGGGTCCTCTGGGAGTGGAGGACGCTCACCGCATGCTTCGGGACGCCCCGCTAGGCAGCTTCCTCATCCGTGACAGCCGTCAGAAAGACGTTTTCTTCACACTGTCCTACCACGCCAAGAACGGGCCGGTCAGTGTGCGCATTGACTACAAGAGACAGAAGTTCTCACTAGCGGGCAACGAGCGCTCTTTCCCGACACTTTTTGCCCTCTTGGAGCATTACATCAATTCTCCTAAGAAGAGCCTGAGCGTCCCTTACAGGAAATGGGAGCCAACGCTGCAGGAGCTGTGCAGGAAGCGCATCTTGGAGGCGTGTGGAGGGGCAAGCCGGGTTTCAGAGCTGCCACTCACACATGTTGCTCAAGACTTTCTATTGGAATTCCCTTACAAACTGTGA